From the genome of Pyramidobacter piscolens W5455, one region includes:
- a CDS encoding metal ABC transporter permease, with product MLSELLQMLSYPFVINALIVGCLVSLCASLLGTSLVLKRYSMIGDGLAHVAFAALALAKALDLAPLSLAIPACIVAAFLLLQIKSSSRIRGDSATAVLCSGALAVGVAAVSLSTGMNVDVCNYMFGSILAMSRSDVILSAALSCAVLLLYVLFYNRIFAVTFDETFAQAAGIHTGRYNMIIALLTSVTVVLGMRMMGTLLISSLIVFPSLTAMRICRRFRSTVLLSAAISVGCFFTGMFLSYLYSIPTGSCIVIVNMALFAAAVAGSHFHGFRRPQ from the coding sequence ATGCTGAGCGAACTTTTGCAGATGTTGTCCTATCCTTTCGTGATCAACGCGCTGATCGTCGGCTGCCTGGTCTCGCTCTGCGCTTCGCTGCTGGGGACCAGCCTGGTTCTGAAGCGTTATTCGATGATCGGCGACGGGCTGGCTCACGTGGCCTTCGCGGCTCTGGCTCTGGCGAAAGCGCTTGACCTCGCGCCGCTGAGCCTGGCGATCCCGGCCTGTATCGTGGCGGCCTTTCTGTTGCTGCAGATCAAGAGCAGCTCGCGCATCCGCGGCGATTCGGCGACGGCCGTGCTGTGCAGCGGCGCGCTGGCGGTCGGGGTGGCGGCGGTCTCGCTTTCGACGGGAATGAACGTGGACGTGTGCAATTACATGTTCGGCAGCATTCTCGCCATGAGCCGTTCCGACGTGATCCTCTCGGCGGCGCTGAGCTGCGCGGTGCTGTTGCTCTACGTTTTGTTCTACAACCGCATCTTCGCCGTCACCTTCGACGAGACGTTCGCGCAGGCGGCGGGGATCCATACGGGGCGCTACAACATGATCATCGCCCTGCTCACGTCCGTAACGGTCGTTTTGGGAATGCGCATGATGGGAACGCTGCTGATCTCCAGCCTGATCGTTTTCCCGTCGTTGACGGCGATGCGGATCTGCCGCCGTTTCAGGAGCACGGTGCTGCTGTCGGCGGCGATCTCGGTCGGCTGTTTTTTCACGGGCATGTTCCTTTCCTATCTGTATTCGATTCCCACCGGATCGTGCATCGTGATCGTCAATATGGCGCTTTTCGCCGCCGCCGTCGCCGGCTCGCACTTTCACGGGTTCCGGCGGCCGCAGTGA
- a CDS encoding metal ABC transporter ATP-binding protein, producing MSLLACRNASFAYDGRKVLEDVSFEVSAGGYLCIVGENGAGKSTLMQGLLGLVKPVGGSVEVGAEARMGGIGYLPQQTAVQKDFPASVEEVVLSGQLRRCGLRPFFGKGDRREAEAKLRLVRMQDFRKKCFRDLSGGQQRRVLLARALCATRSLLLLDEPAAGLDPRMQDEMYQILNELNREQGMTIVMITHDVQSALRCARQILHLNGRQLFFGSVEKYSQSAAGRRFIDGGPFRVLSGAAAKEGGAKLC from the coding sequence ATGAGCCTCCTCGCGTGCCGCAATGCGAGCTTTGCCTACGACGGCAGGAAGGTCCTGGAGGACGTCAGCTTTGAGGTCTCCGCCGGCGGCTACCTTTGCATCGTCGGCGAAAACGGCGCCGGCAAAAGCACGCTGATGCAGGGACTGCTGGGCCTCGTCAAGCCGGTCGGCGGTTCTGTGGAAGTGGGCGCAGAGGCGCGCATGGGAGGCATCGGATATCTTCCCCAACAGACGGCGGTGCAGAAAGACTTTCCCGCCAGCGTCGAGGAAGTGGTGTTGTCGGGCCAGCTGCGGCGCTGCGGCCTGCGTCCCTTTTTCGGCAAGGGCGACCGTCGGGAAGCCGAGGCGAAGCTGCGGCTGGTGCGGATGCAGGATTTCAGAAAGAAATGTTTCCGCGATCTTTCCGGCGGGCAGCAGCGCCGGGTGCTGCTGGCCCGGGCCCTGTGCGCCACGCGTTCGCTCCTGCTGCTGGACGAACCGGCGGCAGGGCTGGATCCCCGCATGCAGGACGAAATGTACCAGATCCTGAACGAGCTGAACCGCGAGCAGGGCATGACGATCGTCATGATCACTCACGACGTGCAGAGCGCCCTGCGCTGCGCCCGACAGATCCTTCATCTCAACGGCCGCCAGCTGTTTTTCGGCTCCGTTGAGAAATACTCGCAAAGCGCGGCCGGCCGCCGTTTTATCGACGGCGGCCCGTTCCGCGTCTTGAGCGGTGCGGCTGCGAAAGAGGGCGGGGCGAAGTTATGCTGA